The Leptospira selangorensis sequence CAAAGAAAGCGAGCTGAAACTGCTAACTGTCAATCCTCCGGCTCTAGTAGTATCGGAAAAGGTCACCACAGTTACCCCGGATGCAAAATGAGAGAGTGAATTTTTGAATTCGTCCGCGCTGAAAGACATAGAATGGTGATAGTTTAGGAATTGTATTTGTAAAGTGGGAAATCTAAAAAAATTTTGCTGCTTTATTGGCCGAAACCGACCTCAAGTGTAATAGAATATTCGGAGAAAATTATGAGCATACAAGGAATCCAAGGATTGTCGGAAGCGGATATACGTTCGGAGGTTCAAAAAGGGGGAAAGTTCGTATATTATCTTTATACGTTTTCTATTTTGATTATGACCTTTAAAAACCCTTCTAAGGTGTATTTTATTCGTCCTAGAGAAAATTCCATTTTAAAAGGATTGGGATTCACCATCGTAACTTTATTTTTCGGATGGTGGGGATTTCCTTGGGGACCGATCTACAGCATCCAATCCCTGTTTACTAATTTGACCGGTGGAAAAGATATTACTCCCGAAATTTTGAGTTCCTTACAAACAGAACAACAAATCGACACCAGTCGCTTTTAGTTTTCTTAAGACTTCTTAATATCCGCCCAGGGTCTTTCTTTTTCTAATTGTCCTGCCAGTCGGAAAAGTACATCTTCTCTTCCTCTTTTGGAAGTGAATAACATTCCGATCGGCAGGCCAAGAGTCGTTTTGGAAAGTGGAACGGACATAGAAGGTTGACCGGTTAGATTTGCCAATTGAGTGAAAGGGGTTCTAGATAGATTCTTTTCCACAAGTTGGTCCACCATACCGCTTGCTAAAAGTAATTTGCCTGTTCCAATCCTTCCGATGATCTGCATTGCGATTTCTTCATATAGTTTCGGTGCAAGTTCTCCAATTTTAGCAGGAGGTTCTGCTGTTGTCGGGGTCAGATAGAGATCATAATTTTCTAGAAAAGATTCCGAGATATAAGCTGCTTCATCCCAATAGCGGATCGCAGACACAAATTCTCCCGCTGATATGGATCTCCCGAGTAATCCTAGGATCCAAGTAGTGGATTCCACATCTCCCATCTTTGCCTTTCGACCTAATACTTTGTCTAAGCGGGAAATTTCAGAAGCAACCTCTCCGAAATACATGGTTACGTAAGCTTTTGCTAAACGTTTTCCATCTACCTGAGGAGAACTTTCTTCCAATTTATGACCCAATGATCTTAGAAGTTTCACTGTGTCGTGTAACGCGTCTATATGATCTTGGTTGACAGGAGTTCCAATGGGAGAAGTGAAAGAATACGCGATCTTTAGTTTGCCTGGTGACTTCTTCGCTTCAGATAGATAAGAAGTTTTATTTTTCTCCATGGAGAACGCTTCTTCTATTCCAACACCTGAAACTAAGTCCAAAACTGCTGCGCTGTCTCTTACAGATTTAGTAAGAACATGATCCTGAGAAGCGCCTTGCCAAACTCTTCCGTAAGGACGGACCGGAACTCTTCCTCTAGTTGGTTTTAATCCGAATAATCCGCAATATGCAGCCGGGATCCGAATAGATCCTCCACCATCAGAGCCTGTTGCAATAGAACTCATTCCGGATGCAACTGCCGCTCCTGCTCCACCGCTAGAACCACCGGGAGTTCTTTCCGGATCCCAAGGATTTCGAGTAGGTCCGTGAAATTTTGGCTCAGTGATCCCCATCAAAGCAAATTCAGGAACATTCGTAGTACCTATAAAAACGAATCCCGCATTTCTTAGTCTGGAAACAAAAACACTATCATCGGATGGAATGTAATTTTTATAAGCCTTAGAGCCTGAAGTGATCTTCTGCCCCTTCACATGGTGTAATAAATCTTTAATAAGAAGTGGAACTCCGTAAAAGGGTCCCTTAAGTATCTTTCCTGATCTCAACTCTTCTCTTGCTTTGTCGATCGTGTTCAAAACAACTGCGTTCAATTCAGGATTGAACCTATCAATCTTTGCTTCAGAAAAATCTAATAATTCTTTGGGCTGGATCTTCTTCTTTCGGATCAAATCAGCGAGACCGATACTATCATAAGAATCGAATGGAAATTTTGTAGTACTCATATTCTTCCGCCAGAATGGATTTAGGACTCGGTCGAAGGGGTAAATCCAGACAGAATACTGGGAACCATTTACCGAATAAAACGCTCTAAGGGAGAGAGGCATAAAGCTTGGCCCACTCGGGTCAAGGATATTCCCCAGCCAACGGGAATTTTCATTTATAGAATCGCAGCTAAAATCAGGATAGGTAAATATCGGTGTTCGGAATAATGGATTTATTGGCAAAATACGGCAAACTTAGAAATGGAAGCTGGGCTGTGCTCGTTTTCGTCTTTAGTTTGGCGATCGAGGCCGATACCGAGCTGGACAGACAGTTCTTATCCGCGGTGAAAGAAGGTGATCTTCGTAAGGTAGAGCTACTTCTGAACCAAGGCGCCACTGTGGATGCTAAGGATGATGATGGCCGCACTGCGATCATGCTCGCAGAAGGTGAGGACGTAGTTGAGTTTCTCATCAAACATGGAGCGAATATCAACGCCCAGGATGTGGATGGGAATTCCGTATTATTCTATCGTTTAATCCCTATCTTAAAAGTAAAAATTCCGGATATGGATGATCTCGCAGAGGCAAAACGACTGATCGAGTCCGGAGCATTGGTAGAGTATACGGCTCGAAAAGGGGAGGACCAAAAACCGGTTTCTCTTCTCAATATGGCGATCCGGAACCAAAGTCTTGTTCTAGTAAAATTTTTGATAGAGAACGGTGCTAACCCGAATCATGATCCGGGTGGTATCGAAGAATATCCACTTTTCCTAGCTGTGGGCGGAGCTTCTTCTCCTTCTAATTTGGCGATCTCAGAATATTTGTTAGCGAACGGTTCCAAAGCAGTGTTCACTAGTAGATTAAAGGATGTTCACACTCCTAATGGGACGTACCAGATCGGTGCAAGAAATGCATTTCATTATGCTACAGAGCCCAAACAAACTGACCTGAAAATTTTAGATGTTTTAGCTAAGGCCGGGACAAATCTAAATCATAGAGACGCAGAAGGAAAAACTCCTCTTATGGAAGCCATCCAAAGAAAAAATGTTTCTGCAGCTCAGAAATTAATACAGCTCGGATCTGATCTTACTCTTGCGGATAACCAAGGTAAGACGGTACTAGATCTGGCAAAAGAATATCATCTGGATGAAATAGAGCGGATTTTGGCCGAAAAACTTTCCTCCAAGACACAATAATACAAAATCTTCTTAGTATACAGTTTTTAGAGTATACCGAAGCACCTTTTCGGTGTAGGATGCTTTTTTCTAAAAACCTCTAACAATTGTAAGGTTGTCATGTAGATTCGTCGTCATATCAACGTTATATAGGCGAAAATTTCTTTCATGATCGTTCCATGCGAAGACAAAGTTGATCCTCCTCTAGAAAATCCGGATACTAAAGCCAAAGAGAAAGCTTTAGGACAATTTTTCACGCCTTCTGCCTTGGTAAGCCCAATGTTGGAATGGGTTTCCGAAACCAAAGCTGCGTTAGAAGGGAAAAAAATTAAAATATTGGATCCAGGGACTGGGGAAGGAATTTTTTTCCAAGAATTTCAGGAGCATTTTCCAAAATTAGATAGCGAGTTCCATGGTTGGGAGATCGATCCAATACTACACGAGAAGTGTATACAAAACTTAGAGAAGGCAGGGATCTCCAAAAATCGTTTTCATTTGGTGTTAGGGGACTTCCTACAAAATGAAAAGAAAGAAAACTATGATATTATACTCTGCAATCCTCCTTATCTACGTCTTAGCCATTCCAAACATGGAAAAAAATTGATCCGTCAATTCGCAGAGGACATCAAAGAAGAGATTCCTGGGACAGCGAACCTGTATGTATTCTTTCTACTTCGTATACTAAGGCTTTTAGGTCCGGGAGGAAGGGCGTCCATACTAGTTCCTTACGAATTCTTGAATGCTGGATATGGAGTTCCGATAAAAAAAGCGATTATTCAATCCGGATATCTTCGTCGTATACTTATCTTAGATTCTTCCTGGTCTTTGTTTACTGGAGCTGTTACTTCTTCCTGTATACTATTCTTAGAAAATTCAAGAGATAGCGAAGAAGGTTTTCTTTGGTCAAGGACCTCATCATTCATTAAAGGAGAAAGTATAGAGCTTTCCGAGATGGTCTGGAGAAAAATTCGTCCTGATGCCGAGGCAAAATGGACTAGATTATTGAGTGATGACTCGGAGCCGGTACAAAATATAAAAAATGATGATAAAAATTCACCTAACAATAATTATGTGACTATGTCCGAAGATAATCGTCACGGTTGGGTCCCTATTAAGGAATTCGGAAGTTTTAGGAGAGGAATCGCGACAGGGG is a genomic window containing:
- a CDS encoding amidase; this translates as MSTTKFPFDSYDSIGLADLIRKKKIQPKELLDFSEAKIDRFNPELNAVVLNTIDKAREELRSGKILKGPFYGVPLLIKDLLHHVKGQKITSGSKAYKNYIPSDDSVFVSRLRNAGFVFIGTTNVPEFALMGITEPKFHGPTRNPWDPERTPGGSSGGAGAAVASGMSSIATGSDGGGSIRIPAAYCGLFGLKPTRGRVPVRPYGRVWQGASQDHVLTKSVRDSAAVLDLVSGVGIEEAFSMEKNKTSYLSEAKKSPGKLKIAYSFTSPIGTPVNQDHIDALHDTVKLLRSLGHKLEESSPQVDGKRLAKAYVTMYFGEVASEISRLDKVLGRKAKMGDVESTTWILGLLGRSISAGEFVSAIRYWDEAAYISESFLENYDLYLTPTTAEPPAKIGELAPKLYEEIAMQIIGRIGTGKLLLASGMVDQLVEKNLSRTPFTQLANLTGQPSMSVPLSKTTLGLPIGMLFTSKRGREDVLFRLAGQLEKERPWADIKKS
- a CDS encoding ankyrin repeat domain-containing protein; amino-acid sequence: MDLLAKYGKLRNGSWAVLVFVFSLAIEADTELDRQFLSAVKEGDLRKVELLLNQGATVDAKDDDGRTAIMLAEGEDVVEFLIKHGANINAQDVDGNSVLFYRLIPILKVKIPDMDDLAEAKRLIESGALVEYTARKGEDQKPVSLLNMAIRNQSLVLVKFLIENGANPNHDPGGIEEYPLFLAVGGASSPSNLAISEYLLANGSKAVFTSRLKDVHTPNGTYQIGARNAFHYATEPKQTDLKILDVLAKAGTNLNHRDAEGKTPLMEAIQRKNVSAAQKLIQLGSDLTLADNQGKTVLDLAKEYHLDEIERILAEKLSSKTQ
- a CDS encoding HsdM family class I SAM-dependent methyltransferase, which encodes MIVPCEDKVDPPLENPDTKAKEKALGQFFTPSALVSPMLEWVSETKAALEGKKIKILDPGTGEGIFFQEFQEHFPKLDSEFHGWEIDPILHEKCIQNLEKAGISKNRFHLVLGDFLQNEKKENYDIILCNPPYLRLSHSKHGKKLIRQFAEDIKEEIPGTANLYVFFLLRILRLLGPGGRASILVPYEFLNAGYGVPIKKAIIQSGYLRRILILDSSWSLFTGAVTSSCILFLENSRDSEEGFLWSRTSSFIKGESIELSEMVWRKIRPDAEAKWTRLLSDDSEPVQNIKNDDKNSPNNNYVTMSEDNRHGWVPIKEFGSFRRGIATGDNGYFLLSEKDASNLSIPKNYLRSSIPKAQYALSPFFTGDDWNTLKSQGAKVWLLDAKEVPNTNEQEGINKYLEEGIKRGVPKRFLPSKRKPWHSQENRGPCRILATSFHRAEVRFVFNQSPAVHLTCFHGFSAKPEYAHFEEYLFAYLITPHVRKELESRTREYAQGLRKVEPGDLNSLLVPDFRKLKEAEKEKIGKLLHNYRNMIRPWTPGRRQKGEKGIRNPEEEAILKNIETEFLTGL